The genomic interval ATATACTCAACACAAATGTATATACCCAACTAGAATTATGTTGCACGCGTCGGCGTCGCACGCACATACTCAACATATACTCTAGTATTGCACGTTCTctatgtatataaaaaaaatatttcatgaaAACACATACATACCTAGCAAATATCTCTCATATTAAATCTACATGCTTCTCGATTGTATACCATGTTAGTAATTCGTTCCACATTCTAAATGCTGAATTAGTTTCCATAAAGTTCAATGTATATTCCCATATACCCAATAGTGCCATTGTTACTAAATACCCGGACATACATTAATGTTTTCATTCTGATCACTAGACACGTATATGACAATTTATTCACCCATACATGGAAACTCATTTCAAACGAACAACATTTTTTGCGCTCATTTTCCCTTCACCTTATCTCTCCCCCCACTCATTTTTTGCGCTCTCTCCCATTGCTCTCTTCCTATACTCTCTTTTCCActtcttccctcctctctctccctcccactaCCATCCAGCCTCCTCCAGCTCGGGCTGGCAGCTAGCGACAACGACATGTGGCAGTGAGCTCGGGACAaggtgggagcggcggcagtggcCTCCGACCATGTGGATCTCCACACGTGTTGATCTATTGGCGACAGCGACGGAGGGGCAAATCTGGCGGCCTCTCCCCTTCCGCGTGGATCCAATTGCCTCTCCGCACCCCATGCATGCGGATTCGCCGACAGCGGCGATGAGAGGGATGGATGCGTGCCTCTCCTCCCCCGCATGCGTGGATCCACTGCCACCGGCGATTGGAGGGGTGGACCCGAAGCCTCCCTTACGGTGACAACGACAATGGGCCTCGGCAGGTGCAgatgcggtggcggcgatggtgtcTGATGATTGTGCCGGGAGCGGCAGCGTCGGGCTTCAGGCGGTGGGGGATCCGGTAGTGGGGAGCTCGTTGAGCACGGATTCTGCGGCGGGGATTGAGCTAGGGTTTCTGCAGttgttttttatttcattttttgaaAGTCATATCGCAAACGGCTATTGTAACTTGACTGCTTGCAAAAATCGTGTTTCCGTATGTGGTCTTCTTAGGAGGAACGGTCCAATTGTAAAACCAATTTACGTGTGGTTGGGACGGTCGTACGTGAAAATCAGGATCTCCACGTATAACTTATGAGAGGCGGTTGACTTGACTGCACATATGCAAAGATATTTTCTACAGGAGTATTTACATGTTGTGGATTTTCTTCATGTGATCTTTagaccatgcatgcatatccCTGATTTCTCTTTTCTCGCATTTTTTTCAGACGTGATGGACCGAAGCTGAGTTAATATGAGCCGCGACTCGAGAACTATAGACGTTTTACGTCATTCTTTTACATTAGTTTCATGTAAATTAACACGAGCCTGAATCCTCCGTTGAAGAGTCGGACAACGGCCGCCGCCCTATGGATCGGAGCTCATCCATTAGCTACCCGTCTCGTCTAGAATACTGTGGTTCCCAAGTCATGTCTACGTGTCGCGCTCCAGTTCGCCGCCCACCACCGGCAGGGGCTCCGACGAAGGCCACGCGTGCGCGCTCTCATCCAAATGCATATGCACCGAGCTAGCCATGTAGTCGCACCCGCCACGCGTGCCCCCGTCACCGGTGCCACGTAGGCGTCTCTTGACACGTGCAAACCCCATCGTCTCAGCTACGCCCACTTTATTTATAGCTCCGCCATGCACGCACCCATGTCGATCGTCGCCAAACCAACAATTCTCTACCATTGCTCAGTTTTAATTTgcttaatttaatttgaaggCTCTCACTCTCAGTGTCGGATCAACGTGTTCGATCGATCGCCGGTGGCAAACTTAATTACGATCGAGCTGAGTTGACTGAATTGGTAATGGCTtctgcggtggcggcgagccatcagccggcggcgagcgtgaTGGCGCGCGTGGACCGGCTGGACCTGGTGGTGGGGCACCTCGAGGagatgcgcggcggcggcggcggcggaaggaggtCGTCATGCGgtgcctcgccgtcgacgacgacgacgacgacgaccgtgaGTAGTAATGAGTCCgggtcgtcgtcggtggcgagCACGCCGAGGGGGATGAGCTGCCGGCCGGCGAAGGAGGCGCTGGAGGAGGCGCGGGCCAAGGGCAGCCTCGTCGACCGCATCGCCTCCCTCGAGACCAGAGTGCTCAAGGTAACAATACTACTTGTACTATAAAGAATCAACTTACAACATAGTATCGGATCAGATATATTAATCAGATATATTCTGTATGGACGTAGTAATAAGATGTTATCTTGTTATAACAACTCAGTATCGGACCAAATATATTacagtacaacgaatctggatgttaatattttgatactatgaatctagacttAGTAATAATAAGATGTTACCTTACTCTgtcttataaaaaataaatcaactctATTATGGGGTATAACGAATGTTGTACTTAGTAATTAATAAGATGTTACGGATACTAGTTTGAATTTTTATAGGACGAAGCGAGTATGTGCTAGAGATATTACTgccaattttccatcacatgtGTACTAGTGATAAATAGCCGTGATTAATAATAACTAATTCGAGTTATTGTTGTGTacagatggaggaggagatggaggtgaCGTCGTCGGATGTGAGGAACACGGGCAGCGATGAGAAGCAGCAGCGGAGTGCAGCTGGCAATAAGAAggcggagaagaggaagaggttgAAGAGCTTGGTCAAGTCCTGCGTCAGGGGCAAACTCAACACCAACGACTGATTGATCCATCTATCTCTCACCTTTTAATTACTTGCAGGAGAGCGCGCTTAATTATATCATCCGTTGTCACGTATGCTGGCATATAGCGCATATATGTATCatgtatataagtatatatgcaCGTAAAAGTTGTGAATCATGTACTTTTGGGATGGTCGTTCTGGGACCAACTACTCTGTTTTTTTAAGACCTACTACCTCGGTCTGCCCCTTGTAAATATAGATAATGATAATAGATCAcctcgttgatttttttaaacaacgtTTTATCTTTCATCTTATTAATACAATATTATAAATTACTAAAGTATAAGTTTAATTCAAAATTACTTTAAGATAGAATATGTTATACCGAAAAAAATGATTTCGATATAAAAATGatgtttatataaaattttcgaGTGGACGTAATGTTAAAAATTAACGATGTCGATCTATTGAGAAAGGAGGTCGTAATCTGATTTAGCAATTTCTAATTTTCGTGTAGAAATATGGAGAATCGGTCTCACTgcgtgtatgtatatatgcggCCGATCACGGGGATTGCTGACCATGGATGCGCTCttcgctgcaagcgaagtagctaGAGCTGCAGTAAGAAAAACCTCGTTGAGCTTCTAAAAGGTTTCGAGCTCCGAACGCGTGGTCCCAACTCCCAAAGACGACCCGGCCCCCTTTCACcaaaaaatggaggaaaaaaaaaacacgcaagGATGAGCCAAGCAAAGCAGCCAAGCTGCTCGAGACGAGACGACAAGCCGACTAGGAGATGGGCCGTTGGCTGCTCGACGAGACGACAAGCCTGCTTGACTGATTTGCGCGCGATACCGCAAATAGAATCAGAGCCCATAGTCCCAGCTAGGAAGCGAAGCCATGGGCCTTTTGACTACCACGGCATGACAGCCACAAAAGCTGTCTAAAGGGCTTGGTTAAGGAGATTAAAGATTATTAATaaaattctactccctccggcttgataatacttgtcgttttggacaaagGCACggtttaaaaaaacaactttgaccaatattttctattataatatgtataaaagtattaacaaatatatgtttttattaaagtactttttaagattaatctatacatatagtcaccatatttgaaagacaaatattttaaaaattattcataatcaaagattctaaagtttgacatcacccttatctaaaacgataagtattatcagcccggagggagtaataaactaGCTAGTACTAGTTAATTTGTGTGTTAcgttgtaataattggttgtaactcATTGAGTAAAGACCAGCATATTCTATTCTagtatcttaaaaaaatatactactagttgctccctccattttataatgtaaaactttctagcattgccctcATTCATATTGCGTGGGAATCTGCCGAAAAGTTTGGGCCAAATCCTGAAGAAAGCTCAAAAGCGTTGTTTGATGAGCCTGCGTAGTATTAGGTAGTTGGTCGGGTAAAGGCTGACCAAGCCAATGATGCTTAGCTGGTCTTTTTGGATGATCAGCCACACTGGGACTGAGACATGGCCCAGACTCAGGGGGGCAGCAGTGGGGAATCTTGGACAATGGGCGAAAGCCCGATCCAGCAATATCGCGTGAGTGAAGAAGGGCAATGCCGCTTGTAAAGCTCTTTCGTCGAGTGCGCGATCATGACAAGACTCGAGGAAGAAGCCCCGGCTAACTCCGTGCCAGCAGCCGCGGTAAGACAGGGGGGGGGGCAAGTGTTCTTCGGAATGACTAGTCGTAAAGGGCACGTAGGCGGTGAATCGGGTTGAAAGTGAAAGTCGCCAAAAAGTGGCGGAATGCTCTCGAAACCAATTCACTTGAGTGAGACAGAGGAGAGTGGAATTTCGTGTGTAGGGGGGCACGTAGGCGGTGAATCGGGTTGAAAGTGAAAGTCGCCAAAAAGTGGCGGAATGCTCTCGAAACCAATTCACTTGAGTGAGATAGAGGAGAGTGGAATTTCGTGTGTAGGGGTGAAATCCGTAGATCTATGAAGGAACACCAAAAGCGAAGACAGCTCTCTGGGTCCCTACCGACGCTGGGGTGCGAAAGCATGGGGAGCAAACACGATTAGATACCCTGGTAGTCCATGCCATAAATGATGAGTGTTCGCCCTTGGTCTACGCAGATCAGGGGCCCAGCTAACGCGTGAAACACTCCGCCTGGGGAGTACGGTCGCAAGACCAAAACTCAAAGGAATTGATGGGGCCTGCACAAGCGGTGGAGCATGTGGTTTAATTCGATACAACTTGCAAAACCTTACCAGCCCTTGACATATGAACAACAAAACCTGTCTTTAATGGGATGGTACTGACTTTCATACAGGTGCTGCATTGCTGTCGTCAGCTCGTGTCGTGAGATGTTTAGTCAAGTCCTATAACGAGCGAAACCCTCATTTTGTGTTGCTGAGACATGCGGCTAAGGAGAAATTGTGGTACGTAGTGGTAATAGTACGCGCCCCGctccaaaacaaagaaaaaggtgCGTGCCGCACTCACGAGGGACTGCCAGTGAGATACTGGAGGAAGGTGGGGATGACGTCAAGTCCGCATGGCCCTTATGGGCTGGGCCACACACGTGCTACAATGGCAATGACAATGGGAAGCAAGGCTGTAAGGCGGAGCGAATCCGGAAAGATTGCCTTAGTTAGGATTGTTCTCTGCAACTCGGGAACATGAAGTTGAAATCGCTAGTAATCGCGGATCAGCATGCTGCGGTGAATATGTACCCGGGCCCTGTACACACCGCCTGTCACACCCTGGGAATTGGTTTCGCCCGAATCATCGGACCAATGATCACCCATGACTTCTGTGTACCACTAGTGCCACAGAGGCATTTGGTGGTCTTATTGGCGCATACCAAGGTAGGGTCTTCGACTGGGGTGAAATCGTAACAAGGTACGTAGGGGAACCTGTGGCTGGATTGAATCCTCGCCTACTTGACTAAACTAAGGACCTCAACAGAAGCTTATGTATATTTTCTACTTTTCCATTTTCCTTCTTGTTTATCAATCACCAATCAAGACAAACCGGGCACTATGGTGAGATGTGAAAACACCTGATCCCATTCTGACCTCGATATATATGTGGAATCGTCTTGCACCATATGTACTGAAATTGTTCGGGAGACATGGTCAAAGCCCGGGGTAAGGCTAAAGGAGATTTCTTGAAGCCAACATCCAGCCTTAGTGGCCCCTCTCTGATAAGGTTTTAAAGTTTTCAAAACGAAAATCAAATGATCCGAAAATTGTATAAAAATGTGTGGTTCCGAATGCGCTAACGCACAACGGCTTTCGCGCTAGTTGCCCAAAAAATCGTATAAAAATAAAGCAATCAAAAGGTGAAGGTAGGGCAGTGGGTATGGGACTGTAAATCCTTTTCCGTTCACTGGGCCTGGGCCCTTTGGACTCTAAATCCAAACGGAGTGAGTGGTTTGATTCCACTTTAGAACGAAAGCAAATGCAAGTGAAATGAGACGAGAATCAAAGATTTTTCAGTGCACTTGTCCCACTAAAACCAAATCTGGAAAAGTGTTCAGTGCATTCTAATTTGAATCTGCGAAACCTTTCTATTCTAAGACGGCTAAGTCGAGGGCACACACAACATGTCCTAAAGAGGTTTGAAAAGGCGTATATGAGTTCCTCCTACATAAGGGGCTCATTGGTTGTCAACCAAGTGAGAGGGGTCTAATAAAGCTGAAGGATGAGTATAGATACCTTCAGTCAATATCGCTTGGGAGGCATAACCGCCTCTACCAGGAGATTCTCTCTTATTTCTTAAGAAAGTATGAATTGCCATAGAATTCTTAGAGGCCTGATTCAAGATCTGAAGTATGAATTGAACATTGGTTTTTGCCTGTCAATAATATCGCAGTTGACCcttaaaaagaagagagagagagactgccatcgccatctctctctctcatgtcaAATCGAGATTGTGTGGGTGTTCAGTATCACAAACCCTGTATTGTAGGTTCTGGCTGGTTAGAGCAGAGGTCTCGAAATCCTCTTTAGCTTTGCGCGTTGGACTCTAAATCCTAACAGAGTGGTTCGATTCCACCTCAGAACGACCTTCACGAAAGTGAAAAATCTTCGTCCTACCAAAACCGGATCTTGAAAAGTGTTCAGTGCCCAACACATCGGTGAAACCGGGGAGAGCTGAAGAGAAGGGAAACCCTAGAGGCATTGATCATTTGGTACAGCCGCTAATTTGGCATTTGGTACTGCCACCATTTCTCGAAAGGGAAAAAACATACTTAAGAATTCGATTGGGAGGACCAAGGGATAGATCGATTGCAATATCAGTATCATACAAATAGAAATAGACATGAGTACATGAATAAGGAAACGCAAAAGACAGAGTAGGGGTAGTCAGAAGCGTCAATGCAGACGCCAATGGGTAATCAGATCCATTCCACTTCTTCAGATAGCAGTCGATCCTGGATCGtctgtcacatcctgatttttgtttcaggatttataaattatttaataaattattattagaatttatattaaatgttcattaatttacaagtgaagttaaatgtgggaaataaaatttcctaaatataaagcatggatggatttaatttttattaaattctccatggttaattatactctctggaatattctcggatttttcggagctcaattcctaattttaatcatacaaagagcatttcagtaattacccacatattaaattaatcattaaatggtctaattataatttttttaagtactttgagtgtccaagtattttcaggatttttcttgaaattatttgagcattggaagtatttttaacaattcaaagatcatttaagtgattattttaattggaaaagtaataaaattcTCCTCCCTTGTCTTAGGCTGAATCGGCCcattcctttccttcctctctcttccgccgGCCCAACCTGAGCCTgcatcctctcttcttctctcagcCAAAGTCCGGTTTTGCTCCCTCTTCTAATCAggctgagaaaagaaaagcccggCAAGAAGTCTACTTTTCCTCCCTGcgctactgttcatcttccagctcaGGCAGAGCCCGAGCCAGCAGTGCTGTGCacagtgccgccgcctcctccttccaaatcttgcctccccgttgctcctttttccaatttagttgaggggaaatattcctcttatcctcctctatctttaccccaaaaatcggagctaatcgttgagtatcttatccaaatcgaactcgttttcgagtttatctccaaaaccgagtttttgatttcccggagcgatttcttgcgggaggagtccgatctcttcaatccaaggctataaataggaccccctagtcctcctctttcgtttgcccctcTCCCGTGGTCTCCCGTGCCCCGtagcctctccgccgccgccgccaagttcgctgccgtcgccggaCGAGCTCCATccgcgtcgcgccgtcgcctccgccgttgccgccggtcACCGTCACCGCCATAAGGTGCGCCGAGGTGTGGGGAAGCTCGGCCGCTCCctccccgctgtcgccggtcaccggagccccgtcgccgccgtcgaccgaagCCGCGCCGCTGCTAGACCTCGTCGTCGGCTGTCGTCGTTCGTCGTTTGGTgcgagggtgagtaccgttgggttcgtctcgtcgtcctctacgtgtgcATGTCCTCCAAAGTCGCAGCcgaccatccaatctccggcgaggtcgccatcttggTCCGACCATTGATGaggtcatcatgacgtcatcatcgtttttctttttcctgtttttctaatagattaaatcttcggaaattcataactaaatcatcgtaactcggttttgagtggttcaagttgctaaattcatctaaaatcatgatctacatgttaaaaatatccacatgtactgtttatgcttgtttttgtactgtttatttggtttttattagtctttttcttcgttttgcgtgttagcttgtcgtttccgtcgttgcgaaggttcgtgagtgcgtcgggaGTGttcagaagattaattgaagaccgattattgcaaggaaAGTCAtacagatcctaaacacaatcctttgagcatgttgatcctatatttaaattctctatttatttcaactgtgcatttattttcgaatgtcaccgggtggtgtgaacctattcctttgttatggccaatctgcattgaatgccctattccttgataccttgggtaataaattgattagcttgaaccttatgtattggtttggttcagctaaatgttatatatataattgcttagccatgcttagaaacattagctcactaatgggatgaatcatatatactatattattatttatggttatatttaatggtagctcacgatggttaatcgtgttatgataattaattggtaattaaaatatgattaatggtgggttgtgagcacatggttttgaaggtcgtgctcatggcaattaaggaccggttcgcgagctactgttgtgaaacattaaccgtgccaaccacaag from Oryza glaberrima chromosome 3, OglaRS2, whole genome shotgun sequence carries:
- the LOC127766998 gene encoding uncharacterized protein LOC127766998 — protein: MASAVAASHQPAASVMARVDRLDLVVGHLEEMRGGGGGGRRSSCGASPSTTTTTTTVSSNESGSSSVASTPRGMSCRPAKEALEEARAKGSLVDRIASLETRVLKMEEEMEVTSSDVRNTGSDEKQQRSAAGNKKAEKRKRLKSLVKSCVRGKLNTND